TACTATATCTCAATGATGTCTCACCTCTAGGTTTTCATACAGCTGAAGAAATCAAAAGCAAAGAGCTGAAAGGCTTTTTTATTGGCGGTGAGAGAAAGGTTGGATTAAAATTACCCTATCTACGTAAGTCTTACCAAACCAAAAAGGCGGTTAGTGATGTTCTGCTAGAGGCACTGCCAGGTACGTTATTATTAGCTTTAGCCGCTATGCTTATTGCTGTACTGATTGGTATACCCTTAGGTGTAGTAGCTGCCGTAAAGCAAAATACCTGGTTAGATACCTCCGCCGTGTTTACCAGTATAGTTGGCATTTCTGCTCCATCTTTTTTTATGGGGATTATTATAGCTTACCTGTTTGGATTTGTTTGGAGTGAATGGACGGGGCTGCACATTACCGGTAGTTGGTTTGATATGGACCTGACAACAGGCGAGAAGCGTTTAACCTTACAAAACCTTATTCTACCTGCCATTACATTAGGTATCCGTCCGCTGGCTATAATTACGCAGCTTACCCGTAGTGCTATGTTGGATGTGTTGGATCAGGATTTCATCCGGACAGCTTATGCTAAGGGCTTGAGCAGGCGTGTGGTAATCTGGAAACATGCCCTTCGTAATGCACTAAACCCTGTGATTACTGCTGTAACTGGTTGGTTTGCTGAACTACTGGCAGGGGCCTTCTTTATTGAATACATCTTTGGGTGGAAAGGTATAGGGAAAGTTACGGTAGACGCCTTGGAAAAGCTGGACTTTCCTGTGGTGATGGGGTCTGTTCTGATCTCTGCTACCTTTTTTATCCTGGTAAACATCCTTGCCGATATATTATATGGGATAGTAGACCCCAGGGTAAGAATTTAGAACCTTTTTTCCTTGCTGTTTGATTTTTCCACATACGGTAAAAGGTCTCTCTGCAATATTGGCTTTAATATATAAGTTGATAAAAATCATATAGAAAACAAACAGTTTAAGTCTTGTCTCCAATCTAAAATGGTGTATCTTTAGTTGAACCCATCCAGTACCCGCCTATTCAAAACCTTAAATCAGAATTTTATGGAAAGAGTAGCCGATGTATTACGAGCCAAGTACCCCCAGTTTAATACCATTGGTCCCAATCGCTCCATTCATGATGCATTACATCAAATGCACTGTGAGAATGTGGATCATCTTATCGTTTTGGATGATGAACGTTTTGTAGGACTTCTGACGGAACATGGTATCACAGAAAAAATAATCTACAGATCCAGGGATCTAGATACGGCAACCGTTAAAGAATTCATGACCACCTATTTACCTGTAGCTACATTCAATGATTCATTAGAACAATGTATGCAGTTAATGGAGCGTCATAATACACGTTTTATAGCTGTATATGATCGATTTGACTTCATGGGAGTTGTTTCTTCACATGATTTGATGAAGCAAGCATTGAATAAGCGTAAGGCTACATTTGAAGAGCAAGAAGAGCAATATCCCTGGGACTATTGAATAACTACTTCTTTAATTTCTTTTTTTCCTAAAGCTTCGTTTACGCGAAGCTTTATTGTTTCTTTCTGGTAAAGTAATTCTTGTTTTAAGGGGGCTACATTAGTAGTAATAAACAAAGTGCCATTGATGATATGGATGCGCTCTGTGTATTTGGCAATGGTTTTACCCATTAGCTGGGCCCATACTTGTTCTATTTGTAATGCTTGAATATCGCCGCGAATACGGCTGCTTTTTAAAAACTCCTGAATTGCTGCTCCCAAAGAGTACTGTGCCATGGCTCAAAACTACACTAAAGCTCTATCAATTGGTAGGGTGTGGATAGTTTTTCCAATTGTTTCTTGAGCCGTTCTCCATTGGTATCGGTAATAAAGATCTGTGCATCTTCATCTGCGGCTACCCGTTGTAAGAGGTTGCTGATACGTTCTTCATCCAACTTCTCAAAAACATCGTCCAGTAACAGAAAAGGCGAGAGGTGCTTTTCTGCTTTCAATACTTCCATTTCTGCCAGCTTTAATGCAAAGAGCAAGCTTTTGCGCTGCCCTTGAGACGCCACACTTTTGAAAGGTTGCTGTCCCATATTAAAGACCAGATCGTCGCGGTGTATACCACTTGAAGTACGTTGTATTACTAAATCGCGTTGTCGGTTGAATTGAAGCAAAGTAGCCATTGAGTGCTCATGCAGTTCGCTTTCATAGATAAGATTGATTGGCTCGTAATGTTGTGCGATGTCGTTGTAAAGCTGTTTAACATCTGGGAGAAACTTCAGTAAAAAAGTACTCCGTTTTTTATAGATAGCATCACCTTCAACAGACAACTGTTCATCCAATACATCCAAGATGGAAAGATCCCTGCTACCAAACCCTTCCTGGTAGGCCTTTAAAAATGAGTTGCGTTGCTGCAAGATCTTTGTGTAGTTTATCAAACTTTGCAGGTAAGCCGCATCTAATTGCGAAAGCAATGTATCAATGAATTTACGCCGTTCTTCGCTTCCTCCTAATATCAGTTGAATATCATCGGGAGCTATTACTACACAGGGGTAGCGGCCTATGTGCTTTGAGAAGCGCGTATAAAATTCATCGTTTACTGAAAACTCTTTGCGTCCATTTTCCCGAAGTACGCACACTGCTTTCTCTTCATGTCCACGCACTGTAAAGTGTCCTTCTAAGCGGAAGCCCTGATGGCCATGTTGAGTAATCAAGCTATCCAAACGGGTAAAGTAACTTTTGGTAAAGCAGAGGTAGTGAATAGCATCCAAGAGGTTGGTCTTTCCCTTGCCGTTCTTTCCCCAAATACCTATAATACGTTCTGAAAACTGGAATTCCTCGTGGAAGTAGTTCTTGAATTGAAAAAGTGATATGGAGTGAATGGTTAACCGCAATATTTAAAGGGTTCAGGGCTCAATTTTACTACTTTTTATAACGTCATCAGCAATAAAGACTCTACAAAATGATGTTTAAGTAACAGTAGTTGTCATAATTGACTTTGAAAGCCGCTTACTATCTGAATTCCAAAGGATTCTCTGTAACTTTAAGTAAGATCTTTTCATCACCTTTAAACTTAGCTATATGAACATCCTTCAACGCATGGAGCTTTGGGGAGATCGCCATCACCCCAAATGGCTGGACATTATACGTATAGCATTAGGTATTTTCCTCTTTATTAAAGGCATTGAGTTTTACAACAATTTAGGTTCTATGATGAGTATGATGGAAAATCAAGTTCCATTTGGGTCACTAGTGCTGATATTTATGGCTCACTATGTCATCTTTGCGCATATTGTAGGTGGGCTGTTTTTGGCGTTCGGTATTTTTACACGTGTCGCTTGCATCGCACAAATTCCTGTGTTGTTAGGAGCAATTATTTTTATTAATTCAAAGGGTGAAATGTTTCGGCCATTTTCAGAGCTGATACTTTCTGTTTTAGTTTTATTACTGTTGATATTCTTTCTAGTTGTAGGTAATGGACCTTGGTCTGCAGAGCACTACTTTGATGAAAAGAAGGCTGAAAGTCAAGGTACAGTGTAAAGTTCACCAATTATAAATTGTAAGTGATGGTTCTTTAAAACGGAGCTATCTAATGAAGTATTGTTAATTACTTGAATACACTTCTTTTAAAAACCAAGGGTTACAAGGTGTTATTTGTACTTACTCGCTCTATAACGATTTCGGTAGTGTATTAATTAGCTCTTATACTGATGTATTGAGATTGTCGCTGTGCAATTTTCCTTTTTAATTCTTTTGCAGCTTCAGTATATCCTCCATCTGCTCCATCTAAAAAGTGAATATGTTTGTCTTTGTAATTTTCAATATAGCAGGTAATTACACTTTCTCTATTGCTATAATGACCAAATAGTAGCTGGCCAGCATTTTCTTGTTCTGTTAGATAGTTTAAGAATTGGGAGTGTTGTTGTGGGGTGCCTGAAATTATTGTGTTAATACGTCCATCTATTAGAAGTGAGTCGGAGTGGGAGATAATTTGTTCAATATAACGCTGTGCGTCAAACTTTGGGGATTTAATGTGAAATTTAAATACAAACCATCCAAAGAGATTTTTGAGAAAAGAATTTAAGAAATAAGTGATTTTCCATTTACCGTATTTGGCCAACATTTCTTTCTTCAGTCTGGAGAAGCTTAATAAAAGTTTTAGCCGTTCAATAGATAATGGATGCCTATGATTGATATCGCCAAAAACATTATCAATTTGAGATAATGCATTGCGGAAGATACTTAACTGGTTTACTAGTTGTGGTGAATCAATCAAATAGCAAACAACTTCATGTTCTGCGACAGGTGGTTTTACGCGATCCCAGCGGCATTCCAGACCTGTTAGATTTAATTGACTTGGGCGATCTTCATTTAATGATGAGCTAATATTAGCTGCATACTTTATTTGCTTTTCAGCGTATTGCATTCCATTACCAATAATAAGTGCCTTATTTAGAAAGTTATCTACTTTAAGTTTAGTGATTTTTATATGATATCCTGCATTTAGTACTTCTTGGATTGACATGAAGCCAATATGCATTTCTAATCCAAAGTATTTCTGGCTATTTTGGTTATGCAGAGCTAATCCAGCAAGCACTTCCATTAAAATGGGTTGCGGTACAAGTAGTGAACCTCCGTCACCTCCAAAAAAGAAAGGGACCTCTATATTCCGCTTCTTGCAAATATTGAGGGCTGCAATCAAGCTGCCGGCAGCTACCAGGTTCACATCATTGTGGCGTCCATTATTTATGGCAGCTGTTGAGTTCTTTATATCTGCAATGATTATGTGCCAGCTAGGTGGAATCTGAGAGAAGTTGTGATCGTATAAAATGTCGGTTATAGGCAGTTGTAAGGGCGGGAGATCTTTATAGAAGTTTATATCATTCATAACTCCTGATTTATGAAGGTTTCCGCTCCTTAAATTTAAGGAAAGTCTAATGCATTCATCTTATTAGGAAAGTGTTTTCTGATAAAAATGGTTCCCTTTTACAAGGGATTGAATAGTAAACTACCAGAAAAAGCAAAAAAATCGTAAATCTGCATTCTTAACATCAAAATCGTACTATGCCTTCTTTTGACATTGTAAGTAAAGTAGAACTGCAAGTCCTTGACAATGCGGTAAACGTAACAAAGAAAGAAATTGAAAATCGCTTTGATTTTAAAGGCTCTCATGTCGTTATTGATCTGGATAAAAAAGAATATCTGATTAAAGTTGAAACGGATAGCGAAATGCAAATGAAGCAATTGACCGATGTGCTGCTAAGCCGTTCTATGAAGCAGGGTATAGCTCCTGAGGCTTTTGATTTCTCAAAGGAGCCCCATCAAAGCGGAAAAGTGGTTAAAAAGGATGTGCCCGTGCGCAATGGACTAAAACAGGAAGATGCCAAAAAGGTAGTGAAGCTCATAAAAGACTCAGGTTTAAAGGTACAGGTGCAGATAATGGATGATTTAGTGCGTGTTACAGGGAAGAAAATAGATGATTTACAGGAAGTTATACAACTTTGTAAGAACAGTAACCTAGGTATTCCTTTCCAATATGTAAATATGCGGAGCTAAAAATTAACAGAGTAAGCATTTGGGTGAAATGATAATTTGAATTACCTTTGCGCCTTTGTAAACACAAATAGCTGCCTCTAATAAATAGAATTATCATGAAAAAAGGTCTTCATCCTCAAAATTACCGTTACGTAGTGTTTAAAGATATGAGTAACGGCCATAGCTTTTTGAGCCGCTCTACGGCTGCCACTAAAGAAACCGTGAAATGGGAAGATGGTAATGAATATCCGTTGATCAAATTGGAGATTTCTAATACCTCACATCCTTTCTTCACTGGTAAGAATATAATGGTAGATACAGCTGGTCGTATCGACAAGTTCAAGAAGAAATACGCAAAGAAATAATTACAGTTCGCTTTGTTCTGTTCATTATACTTATCCCGCCTTCAGCGGGATTTTTTATTTTTACCGGAATTGGTTGGATATGAACAAGATTGTCTTCACGGAAGAGTTCTGCAGTCCGGAAAATTTATTCCCTTTTACCCTTAC
This genomic interval from Flavisolibacter tropicus contains the following:
- a CDS encoding ABC transporter permease, which codes for MLSFILKKLLYGLLVLVGVTVLVFVLFQGFGDPSRLVMGQTGSKATQENIRKELYLDQPKYKQFLLYLNDVSPLGFHTAEEIKSKELKGFFIGGERKVGLKLPYLRKSYQTKKAVSDVLLEALPGTLLLALAAMLIAVLIGIPLGVVAAVKQNTWLDTSAVFTSIVGISAPSFFMGIIIAYLFGFVWSEWTGLHITGSWFDMDLTTGEKRLTLQNLILPAITLGIRPLAIITQLTRSAMLDVLDQDFIRTAYAKGLSRRVVIWKHALRNALNPVITAVTGWFAELLAGAFFIEYIFGWKGIGKVTVDALEKLDFPVVMGSVLISATFFILVNILADILYGIVDPRVRI
- a CDS encoding cyclic nucleotide-binding/CBS domain-containing protein; translation: MERVADVLRAKYPQFNTIGPNRSIHDALHQMHCENVDHLIVLDDERFVGLLTEHGITEKIIYRSRDLDTATVKEFMTTYLPVATFNDSLEQCMQLMERHNTRFIAVYDRFDFMGVVSSHDLMKQALNKRKATFEEQEEQYPWDY
- a CDS encoding DUF721 domain-containing protein, translating into MAQYSLGAAIQEFLKSSRIRGDIQALQIEQVWAQLMGKTIAKYTERIHIINGTLFITTNVAPLKQELLYQKETIKLRVNEALGKKEIKEVVIQ
- the recF gene encoding DNA replication/repair protein RecF (All proteins in this family for which functions are known are DNA-binding proteins that assist the filamentation of RecA onto DNA for the initiation of recombination or recombinational repair.), whose protein sequence is MRLTIHSISLFQFKNYFHEEFQFSERIIGIWGKNGKGKTNLLDAIHYLCFTKSYFTRLDSLITQHGHQGFRLEGHFTVRGHEEKAVCVLRENGRKEFSVNDEFYTRFSKHIGRYPCVVIAPDDIQLILGGSEERRKFIDTLLSQLDAAYLQSLINYTKILQQRNSFLKAYQEGFGSRDLSILDVLDEQLSVEGDAIYKKRSTFLLKFLPDVKQLYNDIAQHYEPINLIYESELHEHSMATLLQFNRQRDLVIQRTSSGIHRDDLVFNMGQQPFKSVASQGQRKSLLFALKLAEMEVLKAEKHLSPFLLLDDVFEKLDEERISNLLQRVAADEDAQIFITDTNGERLKKQLEKLSTPYQLIEL
- a CDS encoding DoxX family protein; amino-acid sequence: MNILQRMELWGDRHHPKWLDIIRIALGIFLFIKGIEFYNNLGSMMSMMENQVPFGSLVLIFMAHYVIFAHIVGGLFLAFGIFTRVACIAQIPVLLGAIIFINSKGEMFRPFSELILSVLVLLLLIFFLVVGNGPWSAEHYFDEKKAESQGTV
- a CDS encoding DUF3095 family protein, producing the protein MNDINFYKDLPPLQLPITDILYDHNFSQIPPSWHIIIADIKNSTAAINNGRHNDVNLVAAGSLIAALNICKKRNIEVPFFFGGDGGSLLVPQPILMEVLAGLALHNQNSQKYFGLEMHIGFMSIQEVLNAGYHIKITKLKVDNFLNKALIIGNGMQYAEKQIKYAANISSSLNEDRPSQLNLTGLECRWDRVKPPVAEHEVVCYLIDSPQLVNQLSIFRNALSQIDNVFGDINHRHPLSIERLKLLLSFSRLKKEMLAKYGKWKITYFLNSFLKNLFGWFVFKFHIKSPKFDAQRYIEQIISHSDSLLIDGRINTIISGTPQQHSQFLNYLTEQENAGQLLFGHYSNRESVITCYIENYKDKHIHFLDGADGGYTEAAKELKRKIAQRQSQYISIRAN
- a CDS encoding YajQ family cyclic di-GMP-binding protein, with product MPSFDIVSKVELQVLDNAVNVTKKEIENRFDFKGSHVVIDLDKKEYLIKVETDSEMQMKQLTDVLLSRSMKQGIAPEAFDFSKEPHQSGKVVKKDVPVRNGLKQEDAKKVVKLIKDSGLKVQVQIMDDLVRVTGKKIDDLQEVIQLCKNSNLGIPFQYVNMRS
- a CDS encoding type B 50S ribosomal protein L31 — protein: MKKGLHPQNYRYVVFKDMSNGHSFLSRSTAATKETVKWEDGNEYPLIKLEISNTSHPFFTGKNIMVDTAGRIDKFKKKYAKK